AACAGCACAGCAACTGGGGTCAGCAGGTATGGAGGTCAATGGCCCAGCCAACTCAGGCGCTCCCTCAGGACTCAGCACTGTGACTGATGTTCTCTTGATGAAAGCTGTGAGTCATCCAGAGAAGGCTAAGAGGAGAATGTAATGCATTTGAAAATGGTTTCCTCCCAGAATGGCTTTGAGAAAGTTCTGTTTCCATTTAAAGTATGTTTCAGTGACGTGGGAATTTACCTGAgcaaaaactttcatttttctgagagggTTGAGGACAGGGGATTTTGCTCTCATTAGCTTTACAAGAAAGTTTTAAGGACCTGCATTTCTACTTCCTTTGCAGTGTGGAACAATGCTCTCAGACAGGGAGGAGAGAGTCAGCTTTCGTCCTGTGAGTCTGAGCCAAGAGAGAATTTTAATCATCTCAGAGGAACCCAACCTGAGTAATTCCTTGACGTCATTCACAAAATCTGTCCATCTCTCAGAGTGACCAGCTTGGGCCTGAGCCACCACACTTTGCTCATTCTCTGGCAGGCAAAGACAACTCTAAAAATATTCTCTAGAAGGGACTTCTGTGGGTTGGATGTTGGCATCTCTGTTTCTCTGGTGTTTGGAGAAAAAAGCCTCCAGGCATGTGGCCTGTGATGGGGAGAGGGAATCAGTGGATTGCGTCTAATTTGAGGACTTTGCATACTCTACCCCTCAGCCAGTCTTCTTAACTGGTTTGGCAGAAGAGAAAGCAGTGTAAAGATATACATTTCTACTATAAATTCTAGAAGGGCAGGGAAATCAAGAAGCAAGGATCCCAAACAAGCTCAGGGCTTTGAGCAATCGATTGTCTCTGTTAGTGGAGTTATAGGATGGGCTGAAAATTGGAGTGATTGCAAGACTTTAAAAGGAGTAGATAGACCCAGGAATCCTTTCTATATCCTCTGAAGTTAGATGACTATCCCTCCTGGGTCCCAGAAAAGACTGGAGAGTTACCATAATGAATGGTAAAACTTTCAGCCTCCTTCCTTACTCATTGGCTTATACTCCACCCCAACCTCCCTCCCACTGGCCCATGCAGGAGACTGGAGGACTTCTCTTAGGGACAACAAAAAGTCAAGGGAAAAGACTTACAGCAATTCATAGTTTAGGATACCCCCAACAAAATGGCAAGGTTGCTTCCTATCGAATCACTCCATATTCAGACCCATTGATGGGTGACTCTCCCATCCCCATCTTCTGATTAGCAGTTTATTACTTCCCTCTTAAGTATAAATCAACAGGAAAAATGTCAGAATAGCCTCtaatatgagaaaaacaaaacaaataacctaCGTGTAACAGCTTTAGAGAGCTGGGAGGAGATGTTGCACCCATTAAATAAAAACAGGGGGATGTAAAAAGAAACATTCATAGAGTAAAAAAAAGttcttggaaataaaaaacatgatcaagaaattaaaaaacaatgtaaaattgaaaaaaaaacctcccataaagttgaacaacaacaacaacaaaaaacaaacacaccaaCAAACAAACTCAGGAAACCCAAGAggaggaaattatcaaagaaataaggcaagaaaatttccctgaagtgaaggacatgaattttcagTTTGCAAGTGTTCTCTGAGTACTCaggacaataaataaaaatagtccaCACCAAGGCACCACTGGAAATAGAAGACAATGgagaatacttttaaaattctgagtgAAAATGGTTTCTAAGCTAGAATTCTACTTCCACAAAACCTATCTGCCATATAATGGTGAATGTGCTCTACCATAATGAGGGAGTAAATCGAGGATGAGGAACAAACAGGATCTAGGAAAAGGAATGAACAAGTGATgggcagaaagaaaattaaacaaaggaaaagagaggaaattactaagtgaaaataaaacaaacgtACAGGGAAATGTAATCAAAGTACCAGATCTGGCTCAGCTAGGAATAGTATTTACATGGGCTTAAGAATATAAACCCTGAATATCtatttgacaaatgaataaaCGATACTATTGTATTGAGGACGTGGGTAGTATAGGGATGTGTTTTCTTTTCGTGGAGGGTGATAAACAAGGACTCTCGTGAAATACGTCATTGTAATGTAAGCACCAGGAGGgcagggtttttgtttgttcactGTGAATTGctagtgcctagaacaatgcctggcacatagtaggtcctcaatatttgttgaatgaatgaacctttCCCCTACAGAATATTCTTCTTAGGAAATTTGTAAAGAAAACAGAGAGTAagttaaagtaaataaaaataaacttcaaaagcTGTAACACATGAAATCTATTTCTCTCAAATTTTATGActatcattttcaaaatttaaaagtaattacaTAAAACAGTTAAACTGAGCATCAAAATATTTGAGAtgatttaaaagcaaaagatattCCTGGGAAACTCTTCTCTGTCAATCCTCATGCTACTTAGTCTGGGAATGCCTTGAAGCTCAGAACAGTTCCAGGGAAACCAAAATGTAATTTTCTCGAtttagaaaggaaattattttctttacttttccccCCCACTTACTCACTAATATAATACAAGGATGGGTTGAAGAAAACTGGCTTGTTTTGCTTTTCAAGTCGGTGGACTTCCGAAGAGAAGTCTTCAGTACTTCCTCCCACATTAGATTCCAGAAAGTTTTCACCAGGGCATTGAttccttttattaaataaaaagaggTGCATCTTTGGATCAACGATCTGCGTTTCCAGCTAATGGATGCAAAGTGGTCTACAGCCCAATTCAGCTTGGCTTCTGATTTCCTGCTGACTCTTACTGTGATGAATCCATGGAACCGCCCTTTCATGCATGCCCTCGCTCGCTTCTCCTTCACCACTTATTGTGTACCTACTACTCGCCAAACACGGGCAAAGCCCCTAGTGGAGAAAGCAGATGAGGTCAAATAATTCTGGGTGCTCAGAGCTAAAATAGCTGGTCCCATCGGAGTCAccaagaaaattttcaaagcacGGAACCAGGCATATTTGTGTTAAGATCTGTGTCGGGTCGGGCAAGCGTTCTGTCTTGTCAGAGGGCAGGGATCCGTGTCTTGGGGGCCTTTATAGAAACTTCTGCCGACTTTTACCCCAGGTTAGAGCTCTGCGCTGGGTTGACCACCCAGCGCGCGCCTTTGGAGCGGAGGGCGCAGACGGAGATTGTGTCCCCGCTCGGGGGCGGCACGGCTCTCGGTCCCAACACTTCTGAAAAGTCCTAGTGACATAGTCTCTGGAGAAGCTGCCAGCTCTCCAGCCTTCAGCCCCAAGGGTTCAAaactccccccaaattcatatatgtGGGCCTCTGGGAAGGTTAAACTCCTCCCCGACTATCCCGCCCTCGAAGCTGGCTCCCTCGGCTCAGAGCGCCACTGATAACATTATTGAGGTTAGCGAGCCTGGAGCTCTAGGGTCTGGGGCCTTCCAGACCTTCTCTCCGATCCCGCCTTCTCCGCGGCCCCCAAGCTGGCCCCCCTTTTTCTCCGTGTTCCCACAGCTCTGTGGCGAGTAGTGCCGCCAGGAGCTGAGGGGGCGGGCTGCATGCTCTGCCAGACCTCCGAGACAGAGACGGTGGCGGTGGTCGGGGAACAGGCGGTATAGAGGGCAGAGGCGGTTGTCCCCTTGTGCCTCCCAGCTGCGCTTTTCCTTTCCCTGGCAAGAATCAGGGAGAGGGATGCAGAAGTCTCCCCTTGTATTTTCAGGACTTTAGGAGTTAGGGCCCCCTAATAAAGGCCGCCTCGATGTCCCTGGTAGCATCCAAAAGCGAGCCCAACAGTTTGGGGGCAGAGAGACCTTCCCACTATCATACAGGAACCCCTCCGAGAGCAGCCCTTCCTGATGCCGGATCACAAGGGTCCTGGGAGCCGTCCTGCCACGTTTCCCAGTCCGCCACAGCCAGGAACCACGTTCTAGGTGCCGCGCAGCCTTCCTGCGGGTGGAGGCGACTCCGGGTCGTGCAACCTCTGTGCGCTCTGCCCGCTGGGGTAGCAGGTCCGGCAAGAGTCGCTGGAGTCGGTGGTCGGGGTTCTTGGGGGTGTTACCTGGAATTTCGATTGACAGGTGCTGGAGGGCAACCCGTCCTCGCCCCGCAAGCAGGGTCCTGCCGCAGAAAATAAGACCCAGGCGGCCTATACAGACATCCTCTGGGCTCCCTTCTGACCTGCGGAAGCAATAAGCACCAGCCGTGGGGATCCCGCTAACCTCTGGCTTCGCGCCCCAGGGTGAGGCTTCCTGAGTTCAAGAGAGGCCAGCGGGCGCCAGCCTAAGGCCCCGAGGGTGGGTGGCACTCCCTCACTTCTTCCCCACTACCTCTATACCCTAGCCCTCTCAACGCCCAGTCGGCCAGGCCAGAGCTGGGATCTTCTCCCCCGAGCCCGGGTGCAGCGACGGCCCGCAGCACGGGGCTCAGAGAACCCGGCTTTCCTTCAGAAAAAAGGGAGAGGCTGAGCCCGGATGCGTGGGCGTGCGTGTATCTATGTGCATGTTTGGGGGACCCTTACGTACATAAAACGTGCCTattctgaaaacagaaacaagGGGTCTGGGCGAGGTTGGTTTGGGTTGCAGCGTGCGCGCTTATTTGCGAACAGCCCGCGAGGGCGCGTTTGTTGCAGTGAGTACTGCCTGTCTAGGGGAGCGTCAGTATGTGAATACGAAAGGCAGTGCGTGTGGCCCGGGTCCAGATAAGTGAGTGCGGGACGTGCGCCCAGCGGGAAGCGCGAGCGCGCGCACAGGCCCTCCAGCAGCTGCGAGTGGCGCCTGTGTGAAAGTCCGAAGGCTGCCCTTTGGGTTTGCAGCGCCGGATCTCCTGGGTGGGTCGGCACTGGTCGCCGGCCCACTCAGCAATTAAGCGCTTCAGGGAAGTGGGGCGGGATGTGGGGCGAGAGAGGTAGCGACCCTGGCAGACCCGGATAGGCTGTCCGGCCCAGCGGCTTGGCAAACAGAAGCCAGAGGTGCCAGGCAACTGTGTAAACCGACTCCGGCGGCGCTGCAGTGGAGGGTTCCCCTTTAGGGTGGGGGATGTTGAACCCACAGTCGAGGATTCGGGGTACGGGGATGCCTAGCCCTCTGTGCAGGCAGTGCCAGCTTAGCTCCCTTCCCAGTCCTCTCTCACTCCTACCCGTCTCAGATGAGTGAGGCAAAGGAGGCTTGGCTGTCAGACTGAAAGCAAAGCAACTTCTTTGCAGGGCCCAGGGCGCCAGGgcgaggggggagggaggggaggatggtCCAGGAGTACCCCAGCTGGTCCAAAGAGATCCGTTTCCCAAGACCCCTCTCCCTCGCCATCGTCCTCCACCGTGGGCTATTTCAGCCGAGATCCCCTCAGGACCCAGGACAACTGTTCAACTTCCTGGGGGTCCAGGTGGCCCGGGCGGGGTCTCTACTGGCGTGGCAGGAGAGGATGCGAGGCCGAAGTTCAGGCACCAAGAAAGTGAGAGAGGCTCTGGCCGCTCGCTATCGGTGGCGCCAAACTCTCCCCACTTTCAGGACGTCGAAGGCTCTCCACCCTCTCGCAGCCCTCCCGCTCCTTAAGCAATGACCTCATTGCAAATGACAGCCTGAGCGGATGGTTCCCCTCCCTAGTCGACCGGTGCGGAGACAGCGAGCAATGACGCAATCGGAGCCTGGTCGGTCCTGGCCACTTTGGATTGGCCGCGCGGGCTCGCCGGGATCCCCCTCCCACTGTCACTGGAATAAGAGCCGAGAGCTCCGCGGGGAAGACGCCCACAGCAGGCGTTGTGTCCATCCGGGTGGACAGGCCGCTCGCGCTCTCCTGCAACTCGGGTCACCAGGTGAGGAACTTCCCGCTCCGCTCACTCTAATAAACTGCCTCAGGGTTAGTTTATTCCGTTTGCCTcatctgcctgcctgcctttcttTTGCCTCTAGTGGCCATCTCGGCCCACCTACAGCCAGGTGCTCCTGGTCCTCTGTCCCACTCAGGAGAAGGCGGGCGCCTGGGGCTGTCAGCGCGTTTCCTTCTAACTAGCGCCAGTGGAACCTCTGGAATCCCCAGGGCTTTGCCTGGGCGCTAGAAGCTCCGCGAGCTTGGGTAGGCGGTTCTGTGGCCCCTGTGTTGATGCCTGTTGGCGTGAAGGATCCTGCCAGAGTTTGGTCTGGGAGTGCCCTGGTGGTCTGTATCCTCAGGCATCTCTTTTGGCTCCCGGGACGGAGGAACCCTGAGTATTCCTCTAAGGCGCTTCCAGCCAGCAAGCGTCCCTGGGGCTTTGGCGCGCTCCTGGGGCAACGCAGTCAGGGAACCAGGAGAGCGCGCGCCCCTCGGGGTGCTGGTGCCCAGCACCTGCAGCTAAACTGCGCTCTAGCAGAGGCGGGCTGCGCGGGCAGAGCCCAAAGACACCAGTAATTGGCAGGTTAAAAACTTCCCCAAATCCAAACCTACGTCTAGGAGATTAGCCCCGCTTTCCGATTCACCCTTCCCGCTTTCGTCTCCTACCCGTTAGCGCGAAGTCCAGCTGAACGGAAGGTGGTGCTGGATTTCTCGGTCCCTGAGAAGACAGGCGCAATGGGAGAGCAAGTCTGCAGCAGGGTGGGTCGTGCTTGGTTTCTGCATAGGGCAAAAGGTGTGGATTTGTGTGTATGCTCAGGTGTGTGGCTTCTCCCTGGCTTTCCACAGAACGGAACCAGAATCCTCCCACCCTCACTCCAGGTCGCTTGTTTCTGCTCTACCAAGCCATTCACTGCAATGTACATTTTGAGATTCACAGCACCCATCTGTCAAATGAATggaactgaggcagagggaggtggggtgacctgcctgaggtcacaaggccatcctggcagaggcaggactgGAACCCCCATCTGTGGGCTCCAGGCCGTGCTTGGTCTTGGTGCAGCGGTAACGTCATTCTCCCTTTACAGAGAGGCATCATGGGCTTCGGCAagccctcctccttcctggctTTCAGCATCTTGGTCCTGTGCCAGGCAGGCAGCCTCCAGGCGCAACCACTCAGGTGAGACAGCCTGAAGCTGCAAGAGCActcccctcccactgcccctggAATCCAGCATTTCTGTGCCTCTGAAGTCACAGCAGCAAGGCTCACGGTGATTCAAGTGGACACTGGCCTTGATTCAGTGTTGGGGGGGTGCATATCCTCAGGGGAAGTCACCGGGACCAGGAAGCCTGGCTGCTTATCCttgggaggaggcaggcagaggctCTGAGCCTGTATTGGGTTGGTTTCTGCTCCCCAGGTCCTCTTTGGAGAGCCTCCCAGACCCGGCTGCACTCAGTGAGAAGGAAGGGCGCCTCCTGCTGGCTGCACTGGTGAAGGCATATGTGCAGAGGAAGACCAATGAgctggagcaggagcaggaaCAGGAGATGGAGGGCTCCAGGTAAGGCTCCCCATCCCACCGTGGAACATCCAGGAGGACATGTCCCAGAAAGGTAGGAAAAACAACATCTGCCCAGGAGTGCAGCAGGCTGTCGTTGTTCACCAGGCCCTGGGGCCCAACCATTCTCAGGCTCCATGGAAGACGGAGGTCCAGGTGCAGCTGGAGGGACTGTGGTtagacacattaaaaagatccaTTCCTGAAAGCTGTTAGGAAGTGAAACGGGGAGGTGTGGAATCACTTACTCGGGGAAATGGTCTTGCCCTACTGAGGAGACCTCCCAGCACTGGATGACGTAGGACTGGTAAGTGCTAAGCCAGCAGATGGACCTTATATATCTCAGGAGATTCTGGAAATTTGGCTCCACCTTCTTAACCTGCATATGTTGTTCTCTCTCACCTGCAAGGTGCCTTCATTGCACATTTGCAAGGTGAAGCCAAAGGCCTTGCAGAGGGTGGGCTCAGGTAGAGCAGTGTTGGAGGTAGGTCTGGGGTCTTCAGGTGTGTAGGATCCATGGAGATGTGCATGTTGTCAGGAGCCAGACACCCTTCCCGGCTCTACCACCCTGTGCACCCTGAGCTTGGAGACACACCAGTCCCTGGTCTGGCCCCAGCACTGCCCCGACAGAGGCACGTGTTGCCCCTGCATCCCCCCTGAGACCCTCTCTGCAGAGCATGAAGGACTGAGCAGCATGTGGAATGCCAGACAAGGTCCCAGCTTCTCCACCACAGCCCTTCCCCACTGAGCCTGCTCTGGCTCAGTGAACCTCTGAGTTCTCCTAGTGGACGAAGCCTGAGCTGCCCTCCTGCCTACCCCACCTGACCGGCTCCAAATGACTCTTCCCTGGCCTAACCTTCTGCATAACTGCCCGTGGGGGCAGACCCAGGGCATGGTATTGTCTGGCATGTCTGTTCCCTGCAGCCTCGACAGCCCCAAAGCTAAGCAGTGCAGTAATCTGAGtaactgtgtgctgggcacacaCTCAAGGACCTGAAGAACTTTCATACGTTCTCTGGCATTGGCTTCAGGGCTGAAACACCTGGCAAGAAAAAGGACACATCTATCTGTTTGGAGAGGGACCACTACCCTCACTTTGGGGTGTCCCAGGATGCCAACTGGACCCCTTGCTCTCCCTGGTTTCCTTTCCAGCTCCCATTGATGAACTTAATGCATGCAGATCTCACCCTGGCTGCTCTTCAAGCTGGTATTTGTAGCTTTGCTTATGGCAGAGAATGTCGGGGACCTCAGGACGGATGGAAAGAGAGCAGGACTCATAGACTAGGTTAGAAACAATGAGGCCCCAGAAGGTTTCATGGCAGAGCCCTCCAATTCCTGCTTCATCCCTCACGCCTCATTACTGAGGAATAGATCTATTTTCTAAAAGGATTTTCGCTGTGGTGGTCATTCCTCTGGTCTCTGTGCAAGTCCTGAGAGTGCCCAGGGCCTAT
The Equus caballus isolate H_3958 breed thoroughbred chromosome 7, TB-T2T, whole genome shotgun sequence genome window above contains:
- the CALCB gene encoding calcitonin gene-related peptide 2 precursor, encoding MGFGKPSSFLAFSILVLCQAGSLQAQPLRSSLESLPDPAALSEKEGRLLLAALVKAYVQRKTNELEQEQEQEMEGSSLTAQKRSCNTATCVTHRLAGLLSRSGGVVKSNFVPTDVGSEAFGRRRRDLQA